From a region of the Apis cerana isolate GH-2021 linkage group LG13, AcerK_1.0, whole genome shotgun sequence genome:
- the LOC108004025 gene encoding GATOR complex protein Iml1 isoform X4, protein MKLYKLIVHQKTFSEEDLIINPKDHPNIKTGDVVEIYHPEVEFSRLLLQVTSFKEDLQGRETISVENNVATMFQLRTFTDVYMNVVNPDDVALDSVELTFKDQYLGRSEMWRLKNSLVNTCVYMNKKIEFCGGSIRCQVYEMWSQGDRVACGVINNDTKVVFRSSTSMVYLFIQMSSEMWDFDIHGDLYFEKAVNGFLADLFQKWKKNGSNHEVTIVLFSRTFYNASSPEEFPNHMRECLQHDYRGRFYEDFYRVVVQNERFEDWSNVLVQLRKLFTDYQKIVLEYHQKPGVSIPKAVNSTAAQGNFLEVLNMSLNVFEKHYLDRSFDRTGQLSVVITPGVGVFEVDRELTNVTKQRIIDNGVGSDLVCVGEQPLHAVPLLKFHNKDTSINAPDDYSMPHWINLSFYSTNKKIPYSTFIPRIKLPQRVSKQSMENGKLQCKNKLLQEDPRECLHNSLFDYDAYDAQVFQLPSVHTSSSLQRVTTRTKKTSVTSMETHNNAHILKLLKRKMSDPDIHHPPPESHSPPAATRSAAILIPSRIDDITSSESNGEVNESRISVKSDLTDSEISPPFRPVVGSAGSPTNTISQPTNIRPSRALINPFDPSHVTIKLTSNRRRWTHIFPKGPTGVLIQQHHYQAVPTQMCSESQSDITSIISGSSMEHNDISNSNNIQDHTKNKPQRLNLSLSNADKTGNPISSTGNKSLTLLWGATGEQEWTPALTTGVDWKSLTIPACLPITTDYFPDKRSLQNDYVVSDYNLLPDDVNTDFAQQRAIYKKPLTTAEVFKELVSQRLAQGFQLIILAQSNKNQSNTPGSTTVPAISSVMRGRQTESEPKEEYLLSIGRIFHKISLFDNCITVTRYRPRHPYPPFNIHYLYRFHAPHHDTYEVSWISFTTEKLENYNWNYLDHYICTRGHTDFALVEALKYWRFRVFLLPLHNSATRKFSEGSSRCDIYTPLTTSEQVSLLDGFLRFIELWPNKIRRPNPNKNWNPSTLGGVSQRDPASHLTRRRHSTSLIVLTNQKILVVSEGVTGFSVQERHVVNTAAAARTCLDTPRHVPNRSGSKVMDRGRISPASEAVLPLSLEQQQDHFDSNEDSSSMELTKLKNTASNNEILEAMKHSQNGVGFLTQHPSLPSQTFVSADAVQWLNNHIEGGVTIENAINIMNGMIQDKLICHASGDFSKPFILGFYLYHIVQDKENQRGDLQSFENEWVEVEIKAPKGWCEPPSSGSFPPMTISSCDTVDESNVVSFLKDDLDISDIADEAEWQVPLYKHTHLDIDINNKSDRIEWGHLRYQSIYKVDHSYELVVQWVASSGSIVADLIFVCQRKAQTCGIQMVPIPSDLLALPFTLRSDPLRGPIFIPLNTECLLINKRHLFEEFREETYAQRFFLFQETIIQRFGFVPCLIESTENDHQYVHMTGNAFILIPSTINTKARPRTATNIIRRNTGQKGYPIHSDQPSPHEAYITRHVSGKNKDDYNKDKRIGFLWSWNHMISRKWRSSSTLIGDELFQKKLIQDFRHFCSNGDNRLKQFWESCWEIKEKSCTKTN, encoded by the exons ATGAAGTTGTATAAGCTGATAGTACATCAAAAAACCTTTAGTGaggaagatttaataattaatccaaAAGATCATCCTAATATAAAAACTGGAGATGTTGTTGAAATTTATCACCCAGAAGTTGAATTTAGTCGTTTACTTCTTCAAGTCACATCATTTAAAGAAGATTTACAAGGACGTGAAACAATTAGTGTGGAAAATAATGTAGCCACAATGTTTCAATTAAGAACATTTACAGATGTATATATGAATGTTGTTAATCCAGATGATGTAGCTTTGGATTCTGTTGAGCTTACTTTTAAAGATCAATATTTGGGTCGGAGTGAAATGTGGAGACTGAAAAATAGCTTG gtAAATACTTGTGTATATATGAACAAAAAGATTGAATTCTGTGGAGGCAGTATAAGATGTCAAGTATATGAAATGTGGTCTCAAGGTGACAGAGTTGCTTGTggtgttataaataatgatactaag gTTGTGTTTCGTTCTTCAACAAGCAtggtatatctttttattcaaatgagTTCAGAAATGTGGGATTTTGATATTCATggtgatttatattttgaaaaagctGTTAATGGATTTTTAGctgatttatttcaaaaatggaaaaagaatggCAGTAATCATGAAGTAACAATAGTTCTATTTTCAAGAACATTTTATAATGCTAGCAGTCCAGAAGAATTTCCAAATCATATGCGTGAGTGTTTGCAACATGATTATAGGGGAAGATTTTATGAAGATTTCTATAGAGTGGTAGTTCaaaatgaaagatttgaaGATTGGAGTAATGTATTGGTACAATTACGTAAACTATTCACAGACtatcaaaaaattgtattagaaTATCACCAAAAACCAGGTGTTTCTATACCAAAAGCAGTTAATTCAACAGCTGCCCAAGGCAATTTTTTAGAAGTTTTAAATATGTCTTTAAATg tatttgaAAAACATTATCTGGATCGTAGTTTTGATAGAACTGGCCAATTATCTGTAGTGATTACACCTGGTGTAGGTGTTTTTGAAGTTGATAGAGAATTAACAAATGTTACAAAACaaagaattattgataatggAGTTGGTAGTGATTTGGTATGTGTTGGTGAGCAGCCATTACATGCAGTACCTCTGTTAAAG tTTCATAATAAAGACACATCTATTAATGCACCTGATGATTATAGTATGCCACATTGGATTAATCTTAGtttttattcaacaaataaaaaaattccctaTTCAACATTTATACCTCGTATAAAACTTCCTCAAAGAGTATCAAAACAATCAATGGAAAACGGAAAATtgcaatgtaaaaataaacttttacaaGAAGATCCAAGAGAATGTTTACATAatagtttatttgattatgatGCATATGATGCACAAGTTTTTCAGTTACCTTCAGTTCATACATCaag tagtTTGCAACGGGTTACAACAAGAACTAAAAAAACAAGTGTTACAAGTATGGAAACACATAATAATGcacatatattaaaacttttaaaaagaaaaatgtcagATCCTGATATACATCATCCACCACCTGAATCTCACTCACCTCCAGCTGCTACAAGAAGTGCAGCAATTTTAATACCTTCCAGAATAGATGATATAACTAGTAGTGAATCTAATGGAGAAGTTAatg aaTCAAGAATATCAGTAAAAAGTGATTTAACCGATTCAGAAATATCACCACCATTTAGGCCAGTTGTTGGTAGTGCTGGAAGTCCCACAAATACAATATCTCAACCTACAAATATTAGACCAAGTAGAGCACTTATAAATCCTTTTGACCCATCTCatgttacaattaaattaactagTAACAGACGGAGATGGACGCATATTTTTCCTAAag gACCAACAGGTGTGCTTATACAGCAACATCATTATCAAGCTGTACCAACACAAATGTGTTCAGAATCACAATCTGATATTACTTCTATTATAAGTGGTTCCTCTATGGAACATAATGACATctctaattcaaataatattcaagatc atacaaaaaataaaccaCAAAGATTAAATCTTTCATTATCAAATGCTGATAAAACTGGGAATCCAATATCTTCTACaggaaataaatctttaacattattatggGGTGCTACTGGTGAACAGGAATGGACACCAGCACTTACAACAG GTGTTGATTGGAAATCATTGACAATTCCAGCATGTTTGCCTATTACTACAGATTATTTTCCTGACAAAAGAAGCTTACAAAATGATTATGTAGTATCAGATTATAATCTTCTACCTGATGATGTTAATACAGATTTTGCTCAACAACgagctatatataaaaagccTTTAACAACTGCCGAAGTATTTAAAGAACTTGTATCGCAAAGATTAGCACAG ggttttcaattaattatcttagcacaaagtaataaaaatcaaagcaATACACCTGGTAGTACTACTGTTCCTGCAATAAGTTCTGTAATGCGAGGACGGCAAACAGAATCAGAAcctaaagaagaatatttgctAAGTATTGgtagaatatttcataaaatatctttatttgataattgtatAACAGTAACAAGATATCGGCCaag ACATCCATATCCtccatttaatattcattatctttATCGATTTCATGCACCACATCATGATACTTATGAAGTATCATGGATATCTTTTACaacagaaaaattagaaaattataattggaattatttagaCCATTATATTTGTACTAGAGGTCATACCGATTTTGCTTTAGTAGAG gCACTTAAATATTGGAGATTTCGCGTATTTTTACTTCCTTTACATAATTCTGCAActcgaaaattttcagaagGATCATCAAGATGTGACATATATACACCTCTCACTACTTCTGAACAAGTTTCTCTTTTGGATGGATTTTTACGATTCATTGAGCTATGGCCTAATAAAATACGACGTCCGaatccaaataaaaattgg AACCCTTCAACTCTAGGTGGTGTTTCCCAGAGAGATCCCGCCTCTCACTTGACCAGGCGCAGGCACAGCACGAGCCTGATTGTCCTCACTAACCAG AAAATATTGGTAGTGAGTGAGGGAGTGACGGGGTTCTCTGTACAGGAGAGGCATGTAGTGAATACCGCTGCGGCTGCCCGCACGTGCCTCGACACTCCTCGCCACGTGCCAAACAG ATCAGGTTCCAAAGTGATGGATAGAGGACGAATCTCACCCGCTAGTGAAGCTGTGTTACCTCTTTCACTTGAGCAACAGCAAGATCATTTTGATTCTAATGAGGATAG TTCAAGCATGGAATtgacaaagttaaaaaatactgCATCGAATAATGAGATTCTAGAGGCAATGAAACATTCGCAAAATGGAGTGGGATTTCTTACACAACATCCATCTCTTCCAAGCCAAACATTTGTCAGTGCAGATGCAGTACAATGGctaaataatcatatagaAGGAGGAGTGACAATAGAGAAtgctattaatataatgaat gGTATGATACAGGATAAGTTAATATGTCATGCATCTGGAGATTTTTCAAAACCATTCATTCtaggattttatttataccatATAGTacaagataaagaaaatcaaagag GAGACTTGCaaagttttgaaaatgaatgggTAGAAGTTGAAATAAAAGCACCCAAAGGTTGGTGTGAACCTCCCTCGTCAGGATCATTTCCTCCGATGACTATATCTAGTTGCGATACCGTGGATGAATCAAACGTAGTATCATTTCTTAAAGATGATTTAGACATATCAGACATTGCAGATGAAGCAGAATGGCaag ttccattatataaacatactcatttagatatagatataaacaataaaagtgATAGGATTGAATGGGGACATTTAAGATatcaatctatatataaagtgGATCATTCTTATGAACTAGTAGTACAATGGGTTGCATCATCTGGTAGTATAGTCGCTGATCTC ATATTTGTGTGCCAACGTAAGGCTCAAACATGTGGAATTCAAATGGTTCCTATTCCCAGTGATTTGCTAGCATTACCATTCACTTTGAGAAGTGATCCTTTAAGAGGACCTATTTTTATACCATTAAATACTGAATGTCTTCTGATAAACAAACGGCATCTTTTTGAAg AATTTCGAGAGGAAACTTATGCACAAAGATTCTTTCTGTTTCAAGAAACAATCATACAAAGATTTGGTTTCGTTCCATGTTTAATAGAAAGTACTGAAAATGATCATCAATATGTTCACATGACTGGCaatgcatttatattaattccttCAACAATAAACACAAAAGCTCGTCCTCGAACTGCTACCAATATTATAAGACGAAATACGGGACAGAAAGGATATCCAATTCATTCTGATCAACCTAGTCCTCATGAGGCATATATTACAAGACATGTTAGcgggaaaaataaagatgattataataaagataaaagg atTGGATTTCTTTGGTCATGGAATCATATGATTAGTCGAAAATGGAGATCGTCATCTACACTAATCGGcgatgaattatttcaaaaaaaacttattcaaGATTTTAGACATTTTTGTTCAAATGGGGACAAcagattaaaacaattttgggAATCTTGTtgggaaataaaagaaaaatcatgtaCGAAAACGAACTAA
- the LOC108004025 gene encoding GATOR complex protein Iml1 isoform X1, translated as MKLYKLIVHQKTFSEEDLIINPKDHPNIKTGDVVEIYHPEVEFSRLLLQVTSFKEDLQGRETISVENNVATMFQLRTFTDVYMNVVNPDDVALDSVELTFKDQYLGRSEMWRLKNSLVNTCVYMNKKIEFCGGSIRCQVYEMWSQGDRVACGVINNDTKVVFRSSTSMVYLFIQMSSEMWDFDIHGDLYFEKAVNGFLADLFQKWKKNGSNHEVTIVLFSRTFYNASSPEEFPNHMRECLQHDYRGRFYEDFYRVVVQNERFEDWSNVLVQLRKLFTDYQKIVLEYHQKPGVSIPKAVNSTAAQGNFLEVLNMSLNVFEKHYLDRSFDRTGQLSVVITPGVGVFEVDRELTNVTKQRIIDNGVGSDLVCVGEQPLHAVPLLKFHNKDTSINAPDDYSMPHWINLSFYSTNKKIPYSTFIPRIKLPQRVSKQSMENGKLQCKNKLLQEDPRECLHNSLFDYDAYDAQVFQLPSVHTSSSLQRVTTRTKKTSVTSMETHNNAHILKLLKRKMSDPDIHHPPPESHSPPAATRSAAILIPSRIDDITSSESNGEVNESRISVKSDLTDSEISPPFRPVVGSAGSPTNTISQPTNIRPSRALINPFDPSHVTIKLTSNRRRWTHIFPKGPTGVLIQQHHYQAVPTQMCSESQSDITSIISGSSMEHNDISNSNNIQDHTKNKPQRLNLSLSNADKTGNPISSTGNKSLTLLWGATGEQEWTPALTTAIIGVDWKSLTIPACLPITTDYFPDKRSLQNDYVVSDYNLLPDDVNTDFAQQRAIYKKPLTTAEVFKELVSQRLAQGFQLIILAQSNKNQSNTPGSTTVPAISSVMRGRQTESEPKEEYLLSIGRIFHKISLFDNCITVTRYRPRHPYPPFNIHYLYRFHAPHHDTYEVSWISFTTEKLENYNWNYLDHYICTRGHTDFALVEALKYWRFRVFLLPLHNSATRKFSEGSSRCDIYTPLTTSEQVSLLDGFLRFIELWPNKIRRPNPNKNWNPSTLGGVSQRDPASHLTRRRHSTSLIVLTNQKILVVSEGVTGFSVQERHVVNTAAAARTCLDTPRHVPNRSGSKVMDRGRISPASEAVLPLSLEQQQDHFDSNEDSSSMELTKLKNTASNNEILEAMKHSQNGVGFLTQHPSLPSQTFVSADAVQWLNNHIEGGVTIENAINIMNGMIQDKLICHASGDFSKPFILGFYLYHIVQDKENQRAGDYFSPLGDLQSFENEWVEVEIKAPKGWCEPPSSGSFPPMTISSCDTVDESNVVSFLKDDLDISDIADEAEWQVPLYKHTHLDIDINNKSDRIEWGHLRYQSIYKVDHSYELVVQWVASSGSIVADLIFVCQRKAQTCGIQMVPIPSDLLALPFTLRSDPLRGPIFIPLNTECLLINKRHLFEEFREETYAQRFFLFQETIIQRFGFVPCLIESTENDHQYVHMTGNAFILIPSTINTKARPRTATNIIRRNTGQKGYPIHSDQPSPHEAYITRHVSGKNKDDYNKDKRIGFLWSWNHMISRKWRSSSTLIGDELFQKKLIQDFRHFCSNGDNRLKQFWESCWEIKEKSCTKTN; from the exons ATGAAGTTGTATAAGCTGATAGTACATCAAAAAACCTTTAGTGaggaagatttaataattaatccaaAAGATCATCCTAATATAAAAACTGGAGATGTTGTTGAAATTTATCACCCAGAAGTTGAATTTAGTCGTTTACTTCTTCAAGTCACATCATTTAAAGAAGATTTACAAGGACGTGAAACAATTAGTGTGGAAAATAATGTAGCCACAATGTTTCAATTAAGAACATTTACAGATGTATATATGAATGTTGTTAATCCAGATGATGTAGCTTTGGATTCTGTTGAGCTTACTTTTAAAGATCAATATTTGGGTCGGAGTGAAATGTGGAGACTGAAAAATAGCTTG gtAAATACTTGTGTATATATGAACAAAAAGATTGAATTCTGTGGAGGCAGTATAAGATGTCAAGTATATGAAATGTGGTCTCAAGGTGACAGAGTTGCTTGTggtgttataaataatgatactaag gTTGTGTTTCGTTCTTCAACAAGCAtggtatatctttttattcaaatgagTTCAGAAATGTGGGATTTTGATATTCATggtgatttatattttgaaaaagctGTTAATGGATTTTTAGctgatttatttcaaaaatggaaaaagaatggCAGTAATCATGAAGTAACAATAGTTCTATTTTCAAGAACATTTTATAATGCTAGCAGTCCAGAAGAATTTCCAAATCATATGCGTGAGTGTTTGCAACATGATTATAGGGGAAGATTTTATGAAGATTTCTATAGAGTGGTAGTTCaaaatgaaagatttgaaGATTGGAGTAATGTATTGGTACAATTACGTAAACTATTCACAGACtatcaaaaaattgtattagaaTATCACCAAAAACCAGGTGTTTCTATACCAAAAGCAGTTAATTCAACAGCTGCCCAAGGCAATTTTTTAGAAGTTTTAAATATGTCTTTAAATg tatttgaAAAACATTATCTGGATCGTAGTTTTGATAGAACTGGCCAATTATCTGTAGTGATTACACCTGGTGTAGGTGTTTTTGAAGTTGATAGAGAATTAACAAATGTTACAAAACaaagaattattgataatggAGTTGGTAGTGATTTGGTATGTGTTGGTGAGCAGCCATTACATGCAGTACCTCTGTTAAAG tTTCATAATAAAGACACATCTATTAATGCACCTGATGATTATAGTATGCCACATTGGATTAATCTTAGtttttattcaacaaataaaaaaattccctaTTCAACATTTATACCTCGTATAAAACTTCCTCAAAGAGTATCAAAACAATCAATGGAAAACGGAAAATtgcaatgtaaaaataaacttttacaaGAAGATCCAAGAGAATGTTTACATAatagtttatttgattatgatGCATATGATGCACAAGTTTTTCAGTTACCTTCAGTTCATACATCaag tagtTTGCAACGGGTTACAACAAGAACTAAAAAAACAAGTGTTACAAGTATGGAAACACATAATAATGcacatatattaaaacttttaaaaagaaaaatgtcagATCCTGATATACATCATCCACCACCTGAATCTCACTCACCTCCAGCTGCTACAAGAAGTGCAGCAATTTTAATACCTTCCAGAATAGATGATATAACTAGTAGTGAATCTAATGGAGAAGTTAatg aaTCAAGAATATCAGTAAAAAGTGATTTAACCGATTCAGAAATATCACCACCATTTAGGCCAGTTGTTGGTAGTGCTGGAAGTCCCACAAATACAATATCTCAACCTACAAATATTAGACCAAGTAGAGCACTTATAAATCCTTTTGACCCATCTCatgttacaattaaattaactagTAACAGACGGAGATGGACGCATATTTTTCCTAAag gACCAACAGGTGTGCTTATACAGCAACATCATTATCAAGCTGTACCAACACAAATGTGTTCAGAATCACAATCTGATATTACTTCTATTATAAGTGGTTCCTCTATGGAACATAATGACATctctaattcaaataatattcaagatc atacaaaaaataaaccaCAAAGATTAAATCTTTCATTATCAAATGCTGATAAAACTGGGAATCCAATATCTTCTACaggaaataaatctttaacattattatggGGTGCTACTGGTGAACAGGAATGGACACCAGCACTTACAACAG CAATCATAG GTGTTGATTGGAAATCATTGACAATTCCAGCATGTTTGCCTATTACTACAGATTATTTTCCTGACAAAAGAAGCTTACAAAATGATTATGTAGTATCAGATTATAATCTTCTACCTGATGATGTTAATACAGATTTTGCTCAACAACgagctatatataaaaagccTTTAACAACTGCCGAAGTATTTAAAGAACTTGTATCGCAAAGATTAGCACAG ggttttcaattaattatcttagcacaaagtaataaaaatcaaagcaATACACCTGGTAGTACTACTGTTCCTGCAATAAGTTCTGTAATGCGAGGACGGCAAACAGAATCAGAAcctaaagaagaatatttgctAAGTATTGgtagaatatttcataaaatatctttatttgataattgtatAACAGTAACAAGATATCGGCCaag ACATCCATATCCtccatttaatattcattatctttATCGATTTCATGCACCACATCATGATACTTATGAAGTATCATGGATATCTTTTACaacagaaaaattagaaaattataattggaattatttagaCCATTATATTTGTACTAGAGGTCATACCGATTTTGCTTTAGTAGAG gCACTTAAATATTGGAGATTTCGCGTATTTTTACTTCCTTTACATAATTCTGCAActcgaaaattttcagaagGATCATCAAGATGTGACATATATACACCTCTCACTACTTCTGAACAAGTTTCTCTTTTGGATGGATTTTTACGATTCATTGAGCTATGGCCTAATAAAATACGACGTCCGaatccaaataaaaattgg AACCCTTCAACTCTAGGTGGTGTTTCCCAGAGAGATCCCGCCTCTCACTTGACCAGGCGCAGGCACAGCACGAGCCTGATTGTCCTCACTAACCAG AAAATATTGGTAGTGAGTGAGGGAGTGACGGGGTTCTCTGTACAGGAGAGGCATGTAGTGAATACCGCTGCGGCTGCCCGCACGTGCCTCGACACTCCTCGCCACGTGCCAAACAG ATCAGGTTCCAAAGTGATGGATAGAGGACGAATCTCACCCGCTAGTGAAGCTGTGTTACCTCTTTCACTTGAGCAACAGCAAGATCATTTTGATTCTAATGAGGATAG TTCAAGCATGGAATtgacaaagttaaaaaatactgCATCGAATAATGAGATTCTAGAGGCAATGAAACATTCGCAAAATGGAGTGGGATTTCTTACACAACATCCATCTCTTCCAAGCCAAACATTTGTCAGTGCAGATGCAGTACAATGGctaaataatcatatagaAGGAGGAGTGACAATAGAGAAtgctattaatataatgaat gGTATGATACAGGATAAGTTAATATGTCATGCATCTGGAGATTTTTCAAAACCATTCATTCtaggattttatttataccatATAGTacaagataaagaaaatcaaagag ctgGAGACTATTTTTCACCTCTAGGAGACTTGCaaagttttgaaaatgaatgggTAGAAGTTGAAATAAAAGCACCCAAAGGTTGGTGTGAACCTCCCTCGTCAGGATCATTTCCTCCGATGACTATATCTAGTTGCGATACCGTGGATGAATCAAACGTAGTATCATTTCTTAAAGATGATTTAGACATATCAGACATTGCAGATGAAGCAGAATGGCaag ttccattatataaacatactcatttagatatagatataaacaataaaagtgATAGGATTGAATGGGGACATTTAAGATatcaatctatatataaagtgGATCATTCTTATGAACTAGTAGTACAATGGGTTGCATCATCTGGTAGTATAGTCGCTGATCTC ATATTTGTGTGCCAACGTAAGGCTCAAACATGTGGAATTCAAATGGTTCCTATTCCCAGTGATTTGCTAGCATTACCATTCACTTTGAGAAGTGATCCTTTAAGAGGACCTATTTTTATACCATTAAATACTGAATGTCTTCTGATAAACAAACGGCATCTTTTTGAAg AATTTCGAGAGGAAACTTATGCACAAAGATTCTTTCTGTTTCAAGAAACAATCATACAAAGATTTGGTTTCGTTCCATGTTTAATAGAAAGTACTGAAAATGATCATCAATATGTTCACATGACTGGCaatgcatttatattaattccttCAACAATAAACACAAAAGCTCGTCCTCGAACTGCTACCAATATTATAAGACGAAATACGGGACAGAAAGGATATCCAATTCATTCTGATCAACCTAGTCCTCATGAGGCATATATTACAAGACATGTTAGcgggaaaaataaagatgattataataaagataaaagg atTGGATTTCTTTGGTCATGGAATCATATGATTAGTCGAAAATGGAGATCGTCATCTACACTAATCGGcgatgaattatttcaaaaaaaacttattcaaGATTTTAGACATTTTTGTTCAAATGGGGACAAcagattaaaacaattttgggAATCTTGTtgggaaataaaagaaaaatcatgtaCGAAAACGAACTAA